In Plasmodium falciparum 3D7 genome assembly, chromosome: 5, the following proteins share a genomic window:
- a CDS encoding early transcribed membrane protein 5: MRFSKVFSFFAFFIALKYFNRCLGDQLDMGSVHNNNSVVGNSSSHSPSSSSSSPSSSSSSSSSSPSASSSSSSSSPASSSSSPSSTSDDSKNASLDKIDEELQKKKKNEKLLLISSIATGLAVLVGGIIGTALYASRKSSKACKNNVDDLDSDVEEADVTEESAVETKKDEVKTEEPKKEQ; this comes from the coding sequence ATGAGATTCTCCAaagtattttcttttttcgcCTTTTTCATTGCccttaaatattttaacagATGCCTTGGTGATCAATTAGATATGGGTTCCGTACACAATAACAATTCCGTTGTAGGAAACTCATCATCACATTcaccatcatcatcatcatcttcaccatcttcttcttcttcttcatcatcatcatcaccaTCTGCATCTTCATCTTCATCCTCATCATCCCCAGCTTCCTCATCTTCAAGCCCATCAAGCACATCAGATGACAGCAAAAATGCATCCTTAGATAAAATCGATGAAGAACtccaaaagaaaaagaaaaacgaaAAATTACTTTTAATATCCTCTATTGCCACAGGTTTAGCCGTTTTAGTAGGTGGAATAATAGGTACTGCTTTATACGCAAGCAGAAAATCATCAAAAGCCTGCAAAAATAACGTTGACGATTTAGATTCAGATGTTGAAGAAGCCGATGTTACCGAGGAATCAGCTGTTGAAACCAAGAAAGACGAAGTCAAAACCGAAGAACCCAAAAAAgaacaataa
- a CDS encoding lysine-rich membrane-associated PHISTb protein — MRFTNSLYSIKNNSIFDMNYLKIDNSGNYNFGEEKNKNKNAKSCFKSLLSKPIVMIIAGILYIVILNVCMRERNFNYEVQFSNRYSRKLCERFIYYNPNVQGVYPDMFIASSSQTYSDGSEYDVMKYANKVIKDLKEHDLWNDHNKVPYTSVYMGVSVQDIDYILDKKIDNLDLYDENIIDSMKYIWNEVMDKEKKRFLGLKNVLRKYQEEFPINNTVINNYNKKKFDKCYERIDLGADIIENGLNKMLSKCIKKNVLDKNQYKVLVTANRFLWRKSLLDVQEECNVILQLPTEVSKLPKKKKLRNRRKSNPNNEISLRTYGQSTNPQVYRRPNYYPSNSAPHVIDYIYKVGYGDNADEDVDKHIEYLVERMAEEEAERIAELSVEPYIEALEASYDAIAYRNAQNRIQKIPKKNPEMLTENQINEEENENTKVGGANTKVRGENKKVRGANKKVRGANKKVGSKNTKVGGENKKAGSSNKKAGNEKEKAGTENKKAGTENKKAGTENKKAGTENTKDKSGKENKKKN, encoded by the exons ATGAGGTTTACTAATTCATTATATTcgattaaaaataattcaatatttgatatgaattatttaaaaatagatAACTCTGGGAATTATAATTTTGGAgaagagaaaaataaaaataaaaatgctAAAAGTTGttttaaatcattattaAGCAAGCCTATTGTTATGATAATTGCTggaattttatatatagtaattttG AATGTTTGTATGAGGGAGAGAAATTTTAATTACGAAGTACAATTCAGTAATAGGTACTCAAGGAAATTGTGTGAAaggtttatttattataatcctAATGTTCAAGGAGTTTATCCTGATATGTTTATTGCATCTAGTTCACAAACTTATTCTGATGGAAGTGAATATGATGTAATGAAATATGCTAATAAAGTAATTAAAGATTTAAAGGAGCACGACTTATGGaatgatcataataaagTACCTTATACTAGTGTATATATGGGTGTTTCTGTTCAAGatattgattatatattggataaaaaaatagataatctggatttatatgatgaaaatattatagattctatgaaatatatatggaatGAAGTAATGGACAAAGAGAAGAAACGATTTTTAGGTTTAAAAAATGTGTTACGTAAATATCAAGAGGAATTCCCAATTAATAATACTGtcattaataattataataagaagaaatTTGATAAGTGTTATGAACGTATAGATTTAGGTGCAGATATTATTGAAAATGGCTTGAATAAAATGTTAAGTAAatgtataaagaaaaatgtttTAGATAAAAATCAATATAAAGTTTTGGTAACAGCAAATAGATTTTTATGGAGAAAATCACTTTTAGATGTTCAAGAAGAATGTAATGTAATACTTCAGTTACCTACCGAAGTATCTAAGTTAcccaagaaaaaaaaattaagaaatagAAGAAAATCAAATcctaataatgaaatatctTTAAGAACTTATGGGCAAAGTACAAATCCTCAAGTATATAGACGACCAAATTACTATCCATCAAATTCTGCACCACACGTAATTGATTACATTTATAAAGTAGGATATGGAGACAATGCTGACGAAGATGTTGATAAACATATTGAATATTTAGTGGAAAGAATGGCTGAAGAAGAAGCTGAAAGAATCGCTGAATTATCCGTAGAACCATATATTGAAGCTTTAGAAGCATCTTATGACGCTATTGCTTACAGAAATGCACAAAAtagaatacaaaaaataccTAAAAAGAATCCTGAAATGTTAACTGAAAATCAgataaatgaagaagaaaatgaaaatacaaAAGTAGGAGGTGCAAATACAAAAGTAAGaggtgaaaataaaaaagtaagaggtgcaaataaaaaagtaagaggtgcaaataaaaaagtaggaagtaaaaatacaaaagtaggaggtgaaaataaaaaagcaggaagttcaaataaaaaagcaggaaatgaaaaagaaaaagcaggaactgaaaataaaaaagcaggaactgaaaataaaaaagcaggaactgaaaataaaaaagcagGAACTGAAAATACAAAGGACAAATCtggaaaagaaaataaaaaaaaaaattga
- a CDS encoding rifin has product MKVHCYNILLFSLLLHRLLLSSSKVNIEMNHHNTPHIKNREPTKSYRSLCECELYTYIYDDDPDMKEIMNDFDRQTSQRFEEYNERVNKNRQKCKEQCDRDIQNIILKDKVEKSLSEKVEKGCLRCGCGLGGVAAGVGIFGALGTYGWKVAATATAIEFATQEGIKAGIQAAIEQIKITVFNSLLNVEWLNFINASNYNSIAGLVEAVKAAVVSTERTSELSSNTMDRVRNALSEAENWFSPAVREGTQTTASTITTVQRTQLVDVTATSTYSYMAIAYSVIAILIIVLVMIIIYLILRYRRKKKMNKKAQYTKLLNQ; this is encoded by the exons atgaaagtcCACTGctataacatattattattttctcttCTATTACATAGattgttattatcatcatcgaag gtAAATATCGAAATGAACCATCACAACACACCCCATATAAAAAACAGAGAACCAACAAAATCATATAGATCATTATGCGAATGTGAACTATATACATACATCTATGATGATGACCCAGATATGAAAGAAATAATGAACGATTTTGATCGACAGACATCACAACGTTTTGAAGAATACAATGAACGTGTGAACAAAAACAGacaaaaatgtaaagaaCAGTGTGATAgagatatacaaaatattattttaaaagataaagtCGAAAAATCATTATCAGAAAAAGTGGAAAAGGGTTGTCTTAGGTGTGGGTGTGGGTTAGGAGGTGTCGCAGCAGGTGTTGGAATATTCGGGGCATTGGGTACCTATGGTTGGAAAGTCGCTGCAACGGCTACGGCTATTGAATTCGCTACTCAGGAGGGTATAAAGGCAGGTATCCAAGCAGCAATTGAGCAAATAAAGATTACAGTTTTTAATAGTTTATTGAATGTTGAATggttaaattttattaatgcaTCAAATTACAATTCTATCGCTGGTCTTGTTGAAGCTGTCAAGGCTGCCGTGGTTTCAACTGAAAGAACGTCTGAATTATCTAGTAATACTATGGATCGCGTGCGCAATGCCTTATCTGAAGCGGAAAATTGGTTTAGTCCAGCTGTAAGAGAAGGTACTCAAACTACTGCTTCTACAATAACAACTGTTCAAAGGACTCAACTTGTTGACGTAACAGCTACAAGTACATATTCGTACATGGCAATTGCTTACTCTGTCATTGCCATATTGATTATAGTTTTGGTTatgataatcatatatttaattttacgttatcgacgaaaaaagaaaatgaataaaaaa